A stretch of DNA from Mesorhizobium onobrychidis:
TCGCCGAACGTGCGAAAGGCCTTGCTGCCGAACTTCAAGCGAAGCTTGTGGAACATAGGGCCTATGTCCGCGAGTACGGCGAAGACATGCCCGAGGTTCAGGAGTGGAACTGGCCGGAGAACAGCGCGACGAAGGCTGGCGATTGATGCGACACGCAATTCTTGCACTGAACGCCGGCTCCTCCAGCATCAAGTTCGGACTATACGACCTTGAACCCTCCGCGGAACTGCAACTTGTCTCGCGTGGCAAGCTGGATCTGGGCGATGCGCCGAGGCTCAGCGCGAAGGCGGCCGATGGAACAGTGCATTGTGATCGGCCGCTTGCCGGAGACGCGCGCAACGCGGGCATCGACGCGTTGCTCGATTGGATCGAGAGCGAACTTGGCGGCAGGAAACTAATCGCCGCCGGCCATCGCATCGTGCATGGCGGGCGCGAGTTCGTCGAACCCGTCCGTCTGACGCCTGCCGTGATCGAGGGCTTGGACAGGCTGACGCCGCTTGCTCCGCTGCACCAGCCTGGCAGTCTCGCGCCGATCCGGACACTTGCAGCGCTGCGGCCGGATCTGCCGCAGGTCGGCTGCTTCGACACAGCCTTCCATCAGACCATCGATCCGATCGTGAGCCGCTTCGCGCTGCCGCGCAAATACGATGCGGAAGGGATCCGCCGCTACGGGTTTCACGGTCTTTCCTACGAATATATCGCCGGGCGGCTCAAGGAGATATCGCCCGCGCTAGCAGCGAAGCGGACGATCGTCGCCCATCTCGGCAACGGAGCGAGCCTGTGCGCCATGCGCGACGGGAGAAGCGTCGATACGACAATGGGCTTTTCCGCACTCGATGGCCTGGTCATGGGCACGCGTTGCGGTGCCATCGATCCGGGCGTGCTTTTGTACTTCGTGCTGGAACGAGGCATCGCGGGGGACGCTCTGCAGCACATGCTTTATGAGGAATCCGGGCTGCTCGGAATATCCGGCATCTCGGGCGACATGCGCACGTTGGAAGCAAGCGACGACCCCAACGCCCGCGAAGCGGTAGACCTTTTTGCTTTCAGGGCCGCAAGGGAAGCTGCCGCGCTCGCCAACACGTTGGGCGGCCTCGAATGCCTCGTGTTCACCGCCGGCATTGGCGAGCACTCGGCGCCGGTCCGCATGGCAATATGCGAAAGGCTTCGTTGGCTTGGCGTGGCGATCGACGAGCCATCCAACGCCGCCCATGCCGAGATCATAGGCCGACCTGACAGCAAGGTCGAAATACGCGTCGTCGCGACCGATGAGGAAAGCATCATTGCCCGCCACGCGCGCGCACAAGGGAATGCTTGATAACGCAATCATCGCGCGGTTTGCCAGGGCAAGGAACCCTGCGCGTCCGCGACCGTTTCCCTTGTCTGATTACCTAAGGGAGATCTGATTACCAAAGGGAGAAATCCAATGGCCGAAACCACCAGTATGGCAGGCGCCTCAAAGGCGGCAAACGAAGCCCAGGAGGCGATGAAGAAGCAGATCGCTGAGCTTCGCCGCGAAATCACCAAGATAAATCGGACCCTTTCCGACCGCGCCGAGGAGGCACAGGGCTGGTACGACAGCGCCGCCGAACGGGCATCGCGCGCCGCCCGGCAATTGCGTAGCCAGGCGCACACCGTGACTGAAACTGTCCAGCAGAACCCAGGCACAATTTCTTCGGCGATGATGCTTGGCGGCGTGCTCGGTGTTCTCTTGGGGATTGTGATTGCAAAGAGTTCCGAGCCTGAACGGCGGTGGTTCTAGAGCATTTTGCAGCCAAACGTCTTCGTTTGGCGTCCGACAAAATGCGTAAAACAAGGAGTTAGAGCGCGGTTTTGGTTCCACCAAAACGCAAAGCGCTCTAGGGACAGATCACCACCTTGCGATGCCCAGCCTAGTGGTCAAAATCTGACACTTGGTACCGGAGCCGTAGGGCCGCTCAGGGTGGAATGTTGCCATTCGTCTCGTCGACCGGAACGAGCAGGTAGCGCCACGAGCGGTCATTCCCAGCGATGGCGCAATAACGCTTGCCCACCGAAAAGCAGCCGTCCAAAAATTAGTTGTGGCGCTCATCAGAGCTGCCTTTCGATGGGGGAGCACTTGACGCGAGTCAGTGGCTGTCGCTCATTGCGATGGCGATCCGTCACGATCGCCGGCCGCACCGGCGATCGCTGTCTCGAATTCCCGGAGTATTCTCGACACTCGCTCAGGCTGCTCCCAATGCAGATTGTGCCCACAACCGGCGAGTTCGATCATATTGCTGCGTGCCAGACAGCGCTTTAACATTCCCGCTTGCGATACGCTGAACAAAGGGTCGGCGCTTCCGTGGATAATCAGGCTGGGTTGTTTGATGATTGGGGCCTTATTTGTCAAATCGCAGCTTCGGATTTCTTCGAGAACCCGCCTCCACAGCCTTGCAGGAATTTCAGCCGCGTCCCGCGCAAGAGCGGCCAGGAATGCGGCATCGACCGGTTCCTTGCATGCGTGCCAAACGCCAAAGAACTCGTCTTCGGGATCGATCGGATCTTGCAACGATGCCACGCCCAGGCAAATTGGACTCATCTCGTCGATCTCGGGCTTCAGACATCCCGAAAGGGTCACGAGCGCGCCGACAAGGTCTGGTCGGGAAGCCGCTAACTCCATTGCCACCATCGCGCCCAGCGAGTGCCCGGCGACGAGAGCATCGCGAACCCCGAGCGCCCCCATCAGGCGAACAATGTCGTCCGCAAAATCCCCGAGGCTGTAGGCATCTTCCGGCCGATGGGAGGCACCATGACCGCGCAGATCGGGCATGATCAGGCGCATGTCCTGCAAATGCGGTTCAACCAGGGAGAAGCTCCAGCTGGAATCGGTGAAGCCATGGACAAGCACCGCCACCCGGTCGGATTTTCCCGTATCGACATAGGCGATGGTTTGCCCGCGGCCGATATCGATATGCCGCTTGCGCGACTCCCACTCCGGACAACTCATAGTCCGAGGGTGGCCTTGACCGCATCGAGGCCCGGCTTGCCATCAAAGGTTGTGACGTTGGTCAACCATGCATCGAGGCGCTGCGGATCGGCTTTGATCGCCGCGCGGGCTGCCTCGTCCGGCGCCATCCCGTCATTAATCAGGAATCCCATGCCCTTGTTCTCGAAGTCGATATCGAAACCCAGGTTCTTCAGCAACTGACCGGCATTCGGGCACTCTTCCAGATAGCCTTTTCTCACCTGAGTGCTGACAGTGGCAGCGCCGAAATTGGGACCATAGAATTTGTCGCCGCCCGTCAGGTACCTGAAATCAAACGTCGTGTTCATCGGATGCGGCGCCCAGCCCTGGAAGACGATGAACTCCATGTCCTTGGTCTTGCGGGCTAGCTCCGAAAGCATGCCAACTTCGCTGGATTCGACGACCTCCCATCCTGAGAGCGCAAAATTTGGATCGGCGATCGCGTCCAGCATCAACTGGTTGGAGCCGGGTTCGATGCCGTACATCTTCTTGTCGAATTTGTCGGCAAATTCCTGCAGGTCTTTGAAATCGCGAACTCCTGCTTCCCAGACATAGGACGGCACCGCGAACGTGTATTTCGCGCCCTCAAGATTGACGCGAACCTGATCAACCGAGGTTCTATACGGCTGGTAATAAGTTTTCATGGCTGGATCCCAATAGCCGAGGAATACGTCGAGATCGCCGTTCTTGAGGCTCTCGTAGATGACATTGAGACCAAGCGTCGTGCTCTCTGCCTGATAACCCAGCGCATTGTAGAGCGTCACCCCGATGCCGGTCGTGAAAGCCAGATCATTCCAACCCGGCTCGGCCATTCTCACCTGCCGACAGCTCTCCGGATCAGCGGCCGCCGCGCCGGAGAGCGAAACAAAGAATGCGATGGCAGAGGTGCCGTAAATCAGCAAATGGCGCATGGGTTCTCTCCTTTTATTGACCGAAAAGCATGTAAATTGACCAGCTGGTCAATCATTGATCTAAGCAGGCAAGTTTGTCAATATAGCCCGGAGAGGGGCCGCTCATGAAACTCACGCGCCTAAGCGACATAAGACGGAAGGAACTGCGGAAGGCGGCCTTTGCCGTGCTGCAGCGGGAAGGCATCGCCGGTGCGACCCTCGAAAAGGTGGCAACCGAGGCCGGAGCCTCCAAGGGCATTGTGCTTCACTATTTCCACAACAAGCAGGAATTGTTCGAGCATGCGATGCGCGAAGCCAATGCCGAATTGCGTGATGCGGTCGTCATCCGCTTGCGGCGTGCCCGGACACCGCGCGAGAGGCTCGACGCTGTGATTGAGGGCAACTTCGAGCCCAGTTTCTTTCGGCCGTTGATCTGCCACGCTTGGCTGTCGCTTTGTGCCGAAGTGCCCCGCGATGATAAGCTTGCGCGCATCCAGACCGTTATCCACGCCCGTATGAGTTCAAATCTCGTCTCCGCCCTGAAGGATATGGTGGCGAAGGACGAGGCAGCCGACATAGCGCTCGGTATTACGGCGCTGATCGACGGACTTTGGCTGCGCCTCGGGTTGCAGAAGAGCGGTATTTCGAGCGAACAGGCCGTTCTGCAGGTCAGGAACTTTGTGGCCGGGCGCCTTGCGCTCGCTGCTTCTGGCCGTCCGAAGGCGCAACGTCAGCTTACCAGCACCGGCGCTTCATGAGCGCGGCCTCAAATTGTGGATCGCCTGTCTGTCGCCCCATCCAGACCTTCGAAAGATCGCTGGAAGGTCCGGGTCGGGTCATGGGCGTGAATTCAGCTGGGGGCGAACGAGCTTCCGCTTAGGGTCGGAACAGGTAATCCGTATCGGGTACCAAGCGCCAGATTTCTACCACTAGCCGCACTCAAGCATGGCTTTTGCGCTTTCAGCATCCGTTACGACGACCGTCGCCAACCCGGCCCGCCACAGCTAAAAGAATGGCATGCTTGTGCGTTCCGGCGGAGGCGATGGTGCGGCAGAGAATATTGCGGTAGTCGTCGAGCTCCGGCGAAAGCGCCTGGCCGTTGAGAGTGTGGTCGATAGGCTTGCCGTCGGCATCGGGATAGCGGCCCGGCCAATAGAACTCAACCGGAAAAACGCGCTGTTTGCGGGGCACGACACTGGAGCAAAAAACTGGGCCACCATCGCCTCGCTCGTCGAAACCTGCAAGCTTAATGGTGTCGATCCACTGGCCTACCTGACCGCAACGCTCACGTCGCAGCAGCTTACTGCATCCTCGTAAGCGCGTCGAAGGAGCTTTAGTCCTCTGTGGATTTGGCTCTCGGTAAGACTTGCGTATCCCATCACCAGGCCGAGGCACCTCCGATCCAATGTCTGATCGAAATAATGAGGTGATATGGAGTAGATGCCGACTCCGAGCGAGGCGGCTCTCTCGATGAATGATGTCGCCATAGAGGGCGGCATGTCGCGGAACCAGACGACGACGTGCAGACCGGCCTCCGCGCCTTCGACCCGAACGAGATCCCGGAATTCAGCGTGCAGAGCGTCGAGGAGCGTTGCACGTCGGCGGGCATTTTGACGACGGGCCTTGCGCACGTGGCTTTCGTAGACGCCGGTTTCCACCAGGGTCGCAAGTGCCTCCTGTTCGAGCATGGGGGCATGCCTGTCCGTCAGGCGCTTGGCCTGGGAAAAAACCTCCTGCAACACTCGCGGAATGACGACGTAGCCGATCCGGAGCGTTGGCGACAGTGTCTTCGAAACCGTACCAATATAGATGACGTTCGACGCCCCTCCAAGCGCGCGAAGCGGCGGTATGGGGTTCATGTCGAATCGATATTCGCTGTCGTAGTCGTCCTCGACGATGTAGGCCCTCTTCTCTTCCGCCCATCTTAGCAGTTGCTGGCGTCGCCCCATGGACATTACGCTTCCCAGGGGAAACTGATGTGAAGGCGTGACGTAAGCCAGCCGCGCGCCAACATCCGCCAACAAGTCCGCTCTGATGCCTTCGGCGTCAACCTCCACCGGGGCGGCGATGGCCCCTGTCATCTCGAAGACGCTCCGTGCCATCGGATAGCAGGGCTCTTCGATGGCGAACCCGTCGCCCTCATCGAGAAGGAGGCGGGCGCAAAGATCTAGTCCCTGCTGAGAGCCGTTGACGATGACGATCTCGCCCACCTCGCACCTGATGCTCCGCGCTCGCCATAGATAACCCTGCAGGGCGGTACGCAGGCGGATCAAGCCACAGGGCTCGCCATAGGATAACTTGGGCGGCCGTCCCAGCGCAGCATCGTTCATGGCCTTCCGCCAGGCAAGGGTCGGGAAGTCAAAGGCCGACATGTCGCCGTAGCGGAAGTCGGCGACGAGCTTCTCCGACGGAACCCGCATCGGAATGGCTCGGGATCGAAGCCTTTCCCCGAAAGCGGAGAGGCTGTGTGGCTCTCCGGCTGTATGAAGGACTTCTCTCGGCTCGCTGTGCGCGATCTTGATGGCCACCCGTGGCCGAGCGCCATGTCGAATGACCACAAACCCCTCGGCGGCGAGCTGTTCGTAAGCGGACGTCACAGTCGTTCGTGAGACGCCAAGCTCGACCGCCAGTGCACGAGCCGACGGAAGGACGTCTCCGCGGCCGTATACCTCCGCCACGATCTGTTCCCGCAGATCCTCATAGATCCCGCGCGCGCCCAGTCCCGATGACGAATTCTGCTTGCGGGGTGGCAACTGGACCATCGTGATTACCCAAATGAAGACGTTTCGTTGATCCAGACATTACCGGGAAAACTCAGTCAGGCAAAGGCCTGAGGGCAACTGGACCAGCACCTTTTATCCAAAAGTGGTTCTAGGTCAGGGCCAGTTGGACGGGTATTGATGATGCCAGTTTGCACCTTCCGAAGAAGTAAAATGCTGGCCGACGTCCACCAATTCATCATCGTCTTTACCGCCTACGTCATCGCTGCCGGTAGTCCCGGCCCGAGCAATATGCGCATCATGGCCGTCGCCATGAACGACGGCCGCAGGGCCGCGCTGGCAATCGCGTCTGGCGTAGTCAGCGGCTCGATCTTTTGGGGCCTGATGGCGGCGACAGGTGTCTCGGCGATCCTCAGTCGATACGCGCAGGCACTCGTGGTCCTGCAGGTGCTCGGAGGCCTATATCTTCTCTATCTCGCCTTCAAAGCGGGCAAGGCTGCGCTTTCTTCAGACAAGGATCAGCTTCGCCCGACTAACGAACGGAAGGCGACGGCGGCCACTCTCTATAAGCGCGGACTGCTAATGCATCTCACCAATCCGAAATCTATCCTGGCATGGATCGCACTGATGACGCTGGGGCTCGGTTCTGGGTCGTCGCCGTATACGGTTCTCGTGATCCTCACAGGCTGCGCGGTCCTGAGCGTCACCATCTTCTGCGGCTACGCGATCGTCTTTTCGACCGCTCCCATGATCCGCCTGTATCGGCGGGCGCGGCATTGGATCGAAGGCACGCTGGCCGTATTCTTCGGATTTGCCGGGCTGAAGCTTCTCCTGACCCGCATCTGAAAGGTTCTTTCATGTCTATCTTCCAAGGCCTTTCGGCATTCCCGATCACCCCGGCGGACGCTTCCGGCAGGCTCGATACCGCCGCCCTCGCGCGCCTTCTGAGGCGCATCGAGGAGGCGAGAGCGGACTCCATCGGACTGCTCGGCAGTACCGGCGCCTACGCTTTCCTCACGCGAGAAGAGCGTCGACGCGCCGTCGAAACGGCGATGGACACGGTCGGCGGCAAAATCCCGGTTATGGTCGGCGTCGGAGCGATCCGGACCAGCGATGCGGTGGACCTTGCCCGTGACGCGAAGGCTGCGGGCGCCGACGGCCTGCTGCTCGCTCCGGTTTCCTATACGCCGCTCTTTGACAACGAGGTCTTCGAACACTTCGCCGCAGTCGCCGACGCGGGGCAGCTCCCGCTTTGCATCTACAACAATCCCGGCACAACCAAGTTCACTTTCAGCCTGGACCTAATTTCCCGCTTGTCGAAGGTGGCGAACATTGAAGCCGTGAAGATGCCTTTGCCGTCCGGTGGTGACTTCGCTTCCGAACTCGCCTCCCTCCGGTCTGCGACCGCGTCGGCATTCAAGATCGGCTACAGCGGCGACTGGGGCGGGGCGCCTGCGCTGCTCGCCGGGAGCGACACTTGGTATTCCGTCGTCGCAGGACTTCTGCCGTCACAGGCTCTGGCCCTGACGCGAGCGGCGCAAGCCGGGGACGCCGCGACCGTCGAGCGATTTGACGCCGCCTTCGGACCGCTTTGGGCGCTGTTCAAGGAATTCGGCAGCTTCAGGGTGATGTATGTCATCGCCAAGCTTCTGAACCTCTGCGACGCCGATCCGCCACGCCCCGTCCTCCCACTGAAGGACCAGGCACGTCAGCGCGTCGCCGCCGCTCTCGACCATCTCGATGCGGTTTTCTCCGCTGGTTCCACAGTTTGTATTGAACTTCGATAGACAGTCTTTCATCAGGACATTTCCATGCTGAATTCCAACGCCTTCACCGTCTACCTGTTCACGGCATTCCTTCTGGCGATTACTCCGGGTCCGGGGATTTTCTATGTC
This window harbors:
- a CDS encoding acetate/propionate family kinase, with translation MRHAILALNAGSSSIKFGLYDLEPSAELQLVSRGKLDLGDAPRLSAKAADGTVHCDRPLAGDARNAGIDALLDWIESELGGRKLIAAGHRIVHGGREFVEPVRLTPAVIEGLDRLTPLAPLHQPGSLAPIRTLAALRPDLPQVGCFDTAFHQTIDPIVSRFALPRKYDAEGIRRYGFHGLSYEYIAGRLKEISPALAAKRTIVAHLGNGASLCAMRDGRSVDTTMGFSALDGLVMGTRCGAIDPGVLLYFVLERGIAGDALQHMLYEESGLLGISGISGDMRTLEASDDPNAREAVDLFAFRAAREAAALANTLGGLECLVFTAGIGEHSAPVRMAICERLRWLGVAIDEPSNAAHAEIIGRPDSKVEIRVVATDEESIIARHARAQGNA
- a CDS encoding dihydrodipicolinate synthase family protein, with the protein product MSIFQGLSAFPITPADASGRLDTAALARLLRRIEEARADSIGLLGSTGAYAFLTREERRRAVETAMDTVGGKIPVMVGVGAIRTSDAVDLARDAKAAGADGLLLAPVSYTPLFDNEVFEHFAAVADAGQLPLCIYNNPGTTKFTFSLDLISRLSKVANIEAVKMPLPSGGDFASELASLRSATASAFKIGYSGDWGGAPALLAGSDTWYSVVAGLLPSQALALTRAAQAGDAATVERFDAAFGPLWALFKEFGSFRVMYVIAKLLNLCDADPPRPVLPLKDQARQRVAAALDHLDAVFSAGSTVCIELR
- the pdxR gene encoding MocR-like pyridoxine biosynthesis transcription factor PdxR, which encodes MVQLPPRKQNSSSGLGARGIYEDLREQIVAEVYGRGDVLPSARALAVELGVSRTTVTSAYEQLAAEGFVVIRHGARPRVAIKIAHSEPREVLHTAGEPHSLSAFGERLRSRAIPMRVPSEKLVADFRYGDMSAFDFPTLAWRKAMNDAALGRPPKLSYGEPCGLIRLRTALQGYLWRARSIRCEVGEIVIVNGSQQGLDLCARLLLDEGDGFAIEEPCYPMARSVFEMTGAIAAPVEVDAEGIRADLLADVGARLAYVTPSHQFPLGSVMSMGRRQQLLRWAEEKRAYIVEDDYDSEYRFDMNPIPPLRALGGASNVIYIGTVSKTLSPTLRIGYVVIPRVLQEVFSQAKRLTDRHAPMLEQEALATLVETGVYESHVRKARRQNARRRATLLDALHAEFRDLVRVEGAEAGLHVVVWFRDMPPSMATSFIERAASLGVGIYSISPHYFDQTLDRRCLGLVMGYASLTESQIHRGLKLLRRAYEDAVSCCDVSVAVR
- a CDS encoding LysE family translocator; the protein is MLADVHQFIIVFTAYVIAAGSPGPSNMRIMAVAMNDGRRAALAIASGVVSGSIFWGLMAATGVSAILSRYAQALVVLQVLGGLYLLYLAFKAGKAALSSDKDQLRPTNERKATAATLYKRGLLMHLTNPKSILAWIALMTLGLGSGSSPYTVLVILTGCAVLSVTIFCGYAIVFSTAPMIRLYRRARHWIEGTLAVFFGFAGLKLLLTRI
- the choX gene encoding choline ABC transporter substrate-binding protein; translated protein: MRHLLIYGTSAIAFFVSLSGAAAADPESCRQVRMAEPGWNDLAFTTGIGVTLYNALGYQAESTTLGLNVIYESLKNGDLDVFLGYWDPAMKTYYQPYRTSVDQVRVNLEGAKYTFAVPSYVWEAGVRDFKDLQEFADKFDKKMYGIEPGSNQLMLDAIADPNFALSGWEVVESSEVGMLSELARKTKDMEFIVFQGWAPHPMNTTFDFRYLTGGDKFYGPNFGAATVSTQVRKGYLEECPNAGQLLKNLGFDIDFENKGMGFLINDGMAPDEAARAAIKADPQRLDAWLTNVTTFDGKPGLDAVKATLGL
- a CDS encoding alpha/beta fold hydrolase → MSCPEWESRKRHIDIGRGQTIAYVDTGKSDRVAVLVHGFTDSSWSFSLVEPHLQDMRLIMPDLRGHGASHRPEDAYSLGDFADDIVRLMGALGVRDALVAGHSLGAMVAMELAASRPDLVGALVTLSGCLKPEIDEMSPICLGVASLQDPIDPEDEFFGVWHACKEPVDAAFLAALARDAAEIPARLWRRVLEEIRSCDLTNKAPIIKQPSLIIHGSADPLFSVSQAGMLKRCLARSNMIELAGCGHNLHWEQPERVSRILREFETAIAGAAGDRDGSPSQ
- the betI gene encoding choline-binding transcriptional repressor BetI is translated as MKLTRLSDIRRKELRKAAFAVLQREGIAGATLEKVATEAGASKGIVLHYFHNKQELFEHAMREANAELRDAVVIRLRRARTPRERLDAVIEGNFEPSFFRPLICHAWLSLCAEVPRDDKLARIQTVIHARMSSNLVSALKDMVAKDEAADIALGITALIDGLWLRLGLQKSGISSEQAVLQVRNFVAGRLALAASGRPKAQRQLTSTGAS